A genomic region of Leptolyngbya sp. NIES-2104 contains the following coding sequences:
- a CDS encoding GspE/PulE family protein: MTNSSSQRRALVVQNNFSPFGNKLIQSGYVNNEQMQQALIECRKSGKPLTAVLESMTGQQLSPDLIRQYKRQQLFELKILYGVESLDPELNEVSSTHIGQLIGELIPIELCRRYNLIPLSQTEGNPPSLLVAMVDPDNLAAQDELNRILRPKGLGLQRLVITIDDYQRLMSSYMDARLEQEKQLEAQSRVDVRSDLEGLEGLAELRDDDSEMDLDASADAEAAPIIALVNKILIKALQMAVSDIHVEPQEESLRVRFRKDGVLREAFEPFPKKIIPAVVARFKIIAQLDIAERRQPQDGRIRRIYDSRKVDFRVNTLPSRYGEKVVLRILDNSTTQLGLDKLITDETSLKTVQEMVKRPFGLILVTGPTGSGKTTTLYSALAERNDPGVNISTAEDPIEYSLPGITQVQVIREKGMDFAAILRAFLRQDPDVILVGETRDKETAKTAIEAALTGHLVLTTLHTNDAAGAIARLDEMGVEPFMVSGALLGVVAQRLVRKVCDECRIPYKPTPAELARFGLTSTNDSQLTLYKANTLTGQEIQDARARNQLCQKCNGVGYKGRLGVYEVMRVTEALQTLITEGAPTERIKEVAVEEGMQTLLAYSLDLVRHGLCTLEEIERVTFTDTGLEAELKAKRKSSLTCRTCGAEMSQDWLDCHYCTTPRFQD, translated from the coding sequence ATGACAAATTCTTCTTCTCAACGGCGTGCGCTTGTCGTTCAAAACAATTTTTCGCCGTTCGGTAATAAATTAATCCAGTCTGGCTATGTCAATAACGAGCAGATGCAGCAAGCTCTGATCGAATGCCGCAAGTCAGGAAAGCCGCTTACCGCAGTGCTGGAATCGATGACGGGTCAGCAATTATCCCCGGATCTGATTCGCCAATACAAGAGACAGCAACTGTTTGAGTTGAAGATTCTCTACGGAGTTGAATCACTAGATCCTGAGCTAAACGAAGTTTCTTCAACTCACATTGGACAACTCATTGGCGAACTAATCCCGATCGAGCTTTGTCGCCGTTACAACTTGATTCCACTCTCGCAAACCGAAGGCAATCCGCCCTCGCTCCTTGTGGCAATGGTTGACCCGGACAACCTTGCGGCACAAGACGAACTGAATCGGATTCTACGTCCGAAAGGTTTGGGGCTTCAGCGATTGGTCATTACGATCGATGATTACCAACGCCTGATGTCGAGCTACATGGATGCGCGTCTAGAGCAGGAAAAACAACTCGAAGCACAGTCCAGAGTCGATGTCCGCTCCGACCTTGAAGGGTTAGAAGGACTGGCAGAACTGCGAGACGACGACAGCGAAATGGATCTCGATGCGTCGGCAGATGCAGAGGCGGCTCCAATTATTGCGCTAGTCAATAAAATTCTGATCAAAGCGCTTCAGATGGCGGTTTCTGACATTCACGTTGAGCCGCAGGAAGAATCTCTTCGTGTTCGATTCCGTAAAGACGGTGTACTCCGCGAAGCATTTGAGCCATTTCCGAAAAAGATCATTCCTGCGGTTGTCGCTCGTTTCAAGATTATTGCTCAACTCGATATCGCTGAACGTCGCCAACCCCAAGACGGTCGCATCCGCCGAATTTACGACAGTCGCAAAGTCGATTTCCGGGTCAATACCCTACCGAGCCGCTACGGTGAGAAAGTCGTGCTCCGAATTCTTGACAACTCAACGACTCAACTCGGTTTAGACAAGCTGATTACTGATGAAACTTCGCTGAAAACCGTTCAAGAAATGGTGAAGCGTCCCTTCGGACTCATCCTCGTTACGGGTCCAACGGGATCAGGTAAAACGACGACACTATATTCAGCACTGGCGGAACGGAACGATCCGGGAGTCAATATCAGTACGGCAGAAGACCCGATCGAGTATTCACTCCCCGGCATTACTCAAGTCCAGGTGATTCGCGAAAAAGGCATGGACTTCGCCGCAATTCTGAGAGCCTTTCTCCGTCAAGATCCGGATGTGATTCTGGTAGGTGAGACACGAGATAAGGAAACGGCGAAAACTGCGATCGAAGCCGCGCTAACGGGTCACTTGGTTCTCACAACCCTGCACACGAATGATGCCGCAGGAGCGATCGCCCGACTCGATGAAATGGGCGTTGAACCCTTCATGGTGTCTGGTGCCTTACTCGGTGTCGTTGCTCAGCGCTTGGTGCGGAAAGTCTGCGACGAATGCCGAATCCCCTACAAACCAACCCCCGCCGAACTCGCTCGATTCGGGTTAACCAGTACTAACGATTCCCAATTGACTTTGTACAAAGCGAATACGCTGACCGGGCAAGAAATTCAAGATGCCCGCGCCCGCAACCAACTCTGCCAGAAATGTAATGGCGTTGGCTACAAAGGACGACTCGGTGTGTACGAAGTGATGCGGGTGACGGAAGCGCTGCAAACGCTGATCACCGAAGGCGCACCGACCGAGCGGATCAAAGAAGTCGCCGTTGAAGAAGGAATGCAAACGCTCCTTGCCTACAGCTTAGATCTCGTGCGTCATGGACTTTGCACCCTCGAAGAGATCGAGCGTGTAACCTTCACTGACACTGGCTTAGAAGCGGAACTGAAAGCAAAACGCAAGAGTTCGCTCACTTGCCGAACTTGTGGGGCAGAAATGAGCCAAGACTGGCTGGACTGCCATTACTGCACTACACCTCGCTTCCAAGATTAA